ATGAGAGCCCACGAAGCTTAACGGCCGATTATCAATTTATTAGAACCGCTGGCTCAAGCATCTGCAATGGTGACTTCCACCTCGACCCCGGGCTCGATGCTGATGGAAGTGATCTGCTTGACGATCTCGGAAGGGCTGTGCAGGTCAATGAGGCGCTTGTGGATCCTCATCTGGAAACGGTCCCAAGTCTTAGAACCTTCCCCGCAGGGGGTTTTCCTCGTCGTTATTCTCAGGGTCTGCAGCAGAAGACAGAGGACACCAGGCACCCAGGCTGCGGGAGCGCCGCGCTCCGCAACCCCCCGGCGGGGCGCTCCGAACAGCAGGGCTGCGCGCTAGGCCCGAAGCCGCCCGGCGGCCCCCCGCGCCCCGGAGCGCCAAGGCTCTCACCTTGGTGGGCATCCGCACCGGCCCCTTCACCTTGAGGTTCTTCTCCTTCGCGCCTCTGATCAGGTCGGCACACACTACAAGCGGGGAAAAGCGTCTGGGCCCTCGCTCACGACAGGGGCGGCCTTACCGGCCTCCAAGGCCGCCGGCTCAGAATAGCGTACGCGACTATCACCGCAACTCAACCCAGTAAGCATCTCCTCATCGCCAGCGGCGGGGGAAGGCGCGGTCCACGCCGAGGGGCCGTCCTTGCTCGGCCTCCTCGAGCCTCACAAGCCCAGCTCGCCGCTGCTCCCGCCAGAGCCCGTCCCCCGCCCCCGGAGCCACCGCACTGACCCTTCTCCAGCGACTTCACGTTGCGGCTGGTGAGAGTGATCCGAATCCGGTGGATCGCCACCTCGGGCTCCACGGGAGTCTTTCCGGTGTCTTTAAAAGCCTGTTGCCCCACAGGTGAGAAGATAAAGAGGCACCTTGGAGGCAGCCTATCACCTCCCGGGTACGAGCGCGCTCACCAGCCCCCTTCCCCGGACAAGCGAGTCCCGTCTCCTCCCGCCAGCCCGGcaccccccacacccaccccccgaGATCCGACCGGGACGCCCTCGACTCACCATGGCTGCGGTGCGGCTTCCTGACCGACTTGTTCCTCCGCGAGAGCGAACAGCGGTGAGTCAGGAGCGGGGGCCGGAGAGTGAAGCCCGAAACTCCCCGACAGCTGCTACCGCGTCTTCCTCCAAGAGGCACGCGTGCGGCCTGCCGGGCCCTTATATAGCCGCGCTCGCGTCTGCATCCGGGTCCCGCACGCCCCTCCGCGCTGCCCCGGAAGAGGAATCGCCTGGCGGGCTCTAAGGCGGAGGCGCGAGCAGAGGGGCGGCCAGGTGCGGCCGCGCGCGCTCCCTGTTGGCCCGGCGGAGTCAGAGCGCCGTCGGGTGAGGCGCAGCCGCGGTCCTCAGGGCACCTGGCGGGGATGATGGGGAGACTGCGACCTGGCCTAAAACTCCACAAACTCCTCCGTCCTGGTTCGCCGACCGCCGGCTTCTAAGGAGTCAGAACGACTCCTGTGCTTGTGGAGTCTACCCTGCAAAGCTTCTTCCCGTACAAACCGAATCACTCGTGCTCTAAACAAACGGGTAACTCTTCTGAGTTAACTCACGTGGATATTAGGGGAAATGACTGATAACCTGGgtcagtttttattctttaaattagcAGTTATTTTTCATAACCTGGAACATTCCTTCGCGGTAGTTCATCTTCTGGCTTCCCAGACCGGCAGAAGCATGTGCGGTCTGTTTCTGAAAAGCACCTGAGCGTGGTTCTTCCCCCTCCCGGGACGCGAGGGCGAACACGCCGGGCTGCCGCGCCTGCCCCGGGGTGTGTCGTGCAACCCAGGCCCCGCCTGGAGACACCGGCTCTCCACCTAATTCGAAAGCGTGTTATCTCCGGATAAAGTGATGTTGCATGAGACCCTTGAGGACCTCCCTAATACTCCTTAATACTAGGACAAAGTACAGTGGACAGACCGAGAGCGGGCAGCTGACCTGGGTGGCCAGGAGAGATGAGGACACATATCCTTAAAGATGACGGAGTGGTTACGTAGGACGAAATAGGTGAGTTGGGCTTTGATACGGGGCAGAAGCAAGAGTAAATAACGTCGTATGGTTTTACAGGTGAACCTGAGGGCAGAAGAGTTATTTGTTCAGCGCCACAGATCTGACCCCTCCAATTAGGGGCCTTTCTTGAGCCTTTCACTTCTGTTCCTTGGAGAGGAATTATACTTAAAACGTACATCAAATAATACCGTTGACTTACTTATTTGGAGATGATCAGGCACAGCTAATACCTGGCTTTCTTCGGCTCCCAAAGAATATCTACTAGATTTTGCTTCCATTTAACAAataacttagggcttccctggtggcgcagtggttgagagtctgtctgccaatgcaggggacacgggttcgtgccccggtccgggaagatcccatatgccgcggagcggctgggcccgtgagccatggccactgagtctgcgcgtccggagcctgtgctccgcaacgggagaggccgcagcagtgaaaggcccgcgtaccgcaaaaaaaaaaaaaaaccttaaatgtcaaaatttggatattttccagttcagttattttaaaatgtcatgcaTTGGCTGTAAATACTTTATGAGTAGAATTTGCAGCAGAAAGTCCGAGAACCAGCATTCTTGTTTTACTAGTTGTAACCTCAATGAGACTTCAAAACTTACGGCTTTCACGTCTTGGCATGGCTACCAGCCACAGACAGACGAAAATGCAGTTGCCCAAGCGCCCTGGGCGGTGATCGACCCCCGCTGCATTAATACCGAGTACGAATCTTCAGAGAAAGCTTACTTGAGTAGCATTCAGGTTTTACCAGTGCTCAAAAGACAGCCAGAAATTCAATGGTGGAGTGCTTGAGAAGtacatttgtggggttttttcaaTAACAGATCTGGTGCATCTATTCTTAGGTTTCCTTGATTATAGAAAAAGAACTTCAGCGTAGTAAAAGGC
The sequence above is a segment of the Globicephala melas chromosome 17, mGloMel1.2, whole genome shotgun sequence genome. Coding sequences within it:
- the RPS20 gene encoding small ribosomal subunit protein uS10, translating into MAFKDTGKTPVEPEVAIHRIRITLTSRNVKSLEKVCADLIRGAKEKNLKVKGPVRMPTKTLRITTRKTPCGEGSKTWDRFQMRIHKRLIDLHSPSEIVKQITSISIEPGVEVEVTIADA